The Dehalococcoidia bacterium genome includes a region encoding these proteins:
- a CDS encoding 4Fe-4S dicluster domain-containing protein yields MMKSIQVDSKLCNGCRICMMVCSEKKSGKFNPFCSGIRIHSDSETGTDVPSVCRQCRNPVCIKACPAEKTWKGTKPFAPPIFRDEKTGIVWLDTSKESCLGCRECMLACPFGSIRLVPEDLQLVKCDLCGGDPQCVLSCPTGAIRFVEVSLLHGNRAK; encoded by the coding sequence ATGATGAAGAGTATTCAGGTCGATTCGAAGCTGTGTAACGGGTGCCGTATATGTATGATGGTTTGCTCTGAAAAGAAGTCTGGGAAGTTCAATCCGTTCTGCAGCGGGATAAGGATCCACTCTGATTCCGAAACGGGGACGGATGTTCCTTCGGTTTGCAGGCAATGCAGGAATCCTGTCTGCATCAAAGCATGTCCTGCCGAAAAAACGTGGAAGGGCACAAAACCTTTTGCTCCCCCGATCTTTCGCGATGAGAAGACGGGAATAGTATGGCTTGACACCAGCAAGGAGAGTTGCCTAGGTTGCCGGGAATGCATGCTGGCCTGTCCTTTCGGTTCAATTCGACTCGTTCCTGAGGACCTTCAACTGGTCAAATGCGATCTTTGCGGCGGCGATCCTCAATGTGTTTTGTCTTGTCCCACCGGCGCTATTCGCTTTGTGGAAGT